The uncultured Flavobacterium sp. genome segment CATTTATTAGCCTGTAGTAATTGGGCATTAAAATAATAGGCATTTCCTAATTTCTGAAATAAATCAACTGATTTATATCCTTTTTCAGCTACATTTTCGTAAATCTTTATAGCATCTATATAAGCTAATTTCTCATACTGTTTTTCTGCTTTTTTAATTTCATTGTTTTGGGTATAACCTTCCAACCCAAAGACCATGATTAAAGTGCTTAGTACTATTTTTAGTTTCATAATAATATTTGTTTAAAAGAATCTTGGGCAAGTGATTTTATCGAATTTCTTAAACAACTCAAATCGAAGGAAAATCTCGTGTGAACCTGAATTATAATTGGCCAATTTTGTTGTTTCGGCATCATATGCATATCCTATAAATAGTCCGTCGCTTACCTGGAAACCTACTAATGCGCTTAGTGCCGCACTCCAACGATAGGCAACACCGGCAGTAAATTTTTCGTTAAACAAAAAGTTAGCTGATAAATCGACTTGCAAAGGAGCTCCTTCGGTAATTTTGACCAATGCCGATGGTTTGAATTTTAGATTATAATCTAAATCAAAAACATGTCCTGCCATTAAGTAATAATGAACCTGTTCTCTTGCAAAAAATGTAGAAGATCCATCGTAATTTACAGATCCGTCAAAATGTTTTGTTTGTAATAATGCCGGAGCCGAAAGCCCTACATATGTATTATCTGAATATAGGTAGACTCCTGCTCCAACGTTTGGAGAAAATTTATTGCTTACATTCTCCTGAAATCTAGGATCTGATGGGTCAAAAACATCTAGTTTGGTATAATCGATATTTATTAAATTAGCGCTCGCTTTTATTCCAAAAGCCAACTTATATTGATAAGAAACATCTATTGTAT includes the following:
- a CDS encoding type IX secretion system membrane protein PorP/SprF, whose product is MKTLNIKLLIIILFTCNYMSGQQDSQYTQYMYNPGIVNPAYAGSRDVMSIFGLYRSQWVGLEGAPKTGTISMHTPIENSKLGLGFSLVNDRIGPSDETNFATDISYTIDVSYQYKLAFGIKASANLINIDYTKLDVFDPSDPRFQENVSNKFSPNVGAGVYLYSDNTYVGLSAPALLQTKHFDGSVNYDGSSTFFAREQVHYYLMAGHVFDLDYNLKFKPSALVKITEGAPLQVDLSANFLFNEKFTAGVAYRWSAALSALVGFQVSDGLFIGYAYDAETTKLANYNSGSHEIFLRFELFKKFDKITCPRFF